One Leptospira terpstrae serovar Hualin str. LT 11-33 = ATCC 700639 genomic region harbors:
- a CDS encoding MBL fold metallo-hydrolase, which yields MGTVQTIDTEYANIHQVASAYLLEEEGRGVVVETNTTYAIPKILSAMKSFGIEPENLDFVIVTHVHLDHAGGAWALLEACPNAILLAHPKTAKHLMDPSLLIKSATSVYGKENFDSLYGEIKPIPKEKIRIMEDGEWLEWKGHSFQFLYTKGHANHHFCIYDQKTNGIYTGDSFGISYPQLENGKRFIFPTTTPTDFDFAEAIRSLDRILETGASLAYLTHFGPIGDLKKNAEDLKEGLTLCQEAIFQLSGIAKGERLSFMESKVEAMIQTLATKHSIHLTDSDWKLLRLDVNLNAQGLVYAFEKTELKR from the coding sequence ATGGGTACTGTCCAAACCATTGATACCGAATATGCAAACATCCATCAGGTGGCTTCGGCCTATCTTCTAGAAGAAGAAGGTCGAGGTGTTGTTGTTGAAACCAATACAACGTATGCCATTCCAAAGATTCTATCAGCGATGAAGTCGTTTGGGATAGAACCAGAGAACCTAGATTTTGTGATAGTCACTCATGTGCATCTGGATCACGCCGGAGGAGCTTGGGCACTTCTTGAAGCCTGTCCCAATGCAATATTACTTGCTCATCCGAAAACCGCAAAACATTTGATGGATCCAAGTTTACTCATCAAAAGTGCTACCTCGGTTTATGGAAAAGAAAATTTTGATTCCTTATATGGAGAAATCAAACCCATACCAAAAGAAAAAATTCGCATAATGGAAGATGGGGAGTGGTTAGAATGGAAAGGGCATTCCTTTCAATTTTTGTATACCAAAGGCCATGCCAACCACCACTTTTGTATTTATGATCAAAAAACAAATGGGATTTACACGGGAGACTCCTTTGGAATCTCCTATCCACAATTAGAAAATGGAAAACGATTTATTTTTCCCACTACAACACCAACTGACTTTGATTTTGCGGAAGCCATTCGTTCTCTCGACAGAATTTTGGAAACTGGGGCCAGTTTAGCGTATTTAACTCATTTCGGTCCGATTGGAGACTTAAAAAAGAATGCAGAGGATTTAAAAGAAGGACTCACTCTTTGCCAGGAAGCCATCTTTCAGTTGAGTGGAATTGCTAAAGGGGAAAGGTTGTCCTTTATGGAATCAAAAGTGGAAGCCATGATCCAAACATTGGCAACAAAACATTCCATTCACTTAACGGATTCTGATTGGAAACTATTGCGTTTGGATGTAAATTTAAATGCACAAGGGTTAGTGTATGCTTTTGAAAAAACAGAACTCAAAAGGTAA